A window of Fusarium musae strain F31 chromosome 1, whole genome shotgun sequence genomic DNA:
TTGACTTTTCCCACAATGATCGACTTGCCGAGTCACAGAGTATAAGATGACGAGTACTTCCCGTTTGCGGATGCCATTGTCCCAGTCTCTCTTTAACCACCACTCCACAAACTTGAAACCCCTGATCTTTTTAGATCAATTCCACTCTCTTTAAGCAACAAAACTTGTGGTTCATCATACAAAAATGAAGGCTTATCTCGCGCTCTCTATCCTGGCCTGCGccatctcaacttcagctAAGAACATCCACCGCAGGGCTGACAATATCCTTCCTGCTGCTGGTATTCCGGTCAAGGCTGGGTATAACGCTTACGGAGGAAATTATGATCATCCCGAGACGAACAAGTATCAGCCTGTCGGGCAGAAGCAGGCTTCTACTGGTAGCTCAGGTACTACCAATACCGGGGGCAAGAAGGCAACGGCTCAGAGCACAAAGTGCATTTCGAAGAGCAAGCTTGAGTCTATAGTCAACAAGTACGTCTCGACTTTCTCTGGTATCACCGATGGTGGAGCGTTAGCCAGGACTATTTTCGATGAGGACGTCAAGTTTTACTCTCAGTCTATCTGGTggacttcatcatcctccaagatcaacaagtaCGCCAAGGTAAACATATCCTCACCTTCTCACTCTGCACCTATAGGCTGACAGTTTCCAGAACGATGACTTTCCTCCCATCTACAAGAACCGCCAGGAGCTCATCGAAGGCAACACTGAAAAGACCAATGACCCCAGCGCCTTCATCAAAGGACCCATCGCTTACGGCTGCAACTCTTTCACATTCTACTGGAAGGGCGACTTCGAGGTTCCCAAGGGAACTCGTCGTGGTCGTGGCAACGGCATCGATATGGTGTTCTTGAACCCTGAGACtgggaaggtcaagaaggcgtACTCTGAGTACAACACCCTTAACCAGGTCTACAACTGGGGTGCTCATATCACCTGGTCTAAAGATGAAGTCTGCTGTGATTGCCCGGTAGTGTTTGATCCTAAGTGCAAGTGCAAGAAATAAGCTTGGAGTGTCTGTAGCATAGCTGGTCTAGGATAGAGGAAAAGGCGTTGGGTTCTTCATTTGGGTTTGGTCATGGGTGAACTTAGATAGGCGTCGATGCATATACAATCCTTGCATATAAGCACATTATCATTCGAACTTATATTCAGTCCTTCGTGTTAAATCTTACATATGTGTATGTTTATGTCTAAAGACGGCTTGATACCTTGGACTCATCACCCAAGAAAACGTTGATCAACTTGGAAAATTCATCCGCGTACTGATACAGGAAGCCATGTCCAGAATCAGGGTACAAGTGTAGTTGCGCCTGGgcattcttcagcttcttccataTCACGATGCTGTTTTCTGTAGGCAACAGAAGATCTTCACTTCCTACTCTTGTGTTAGCGCTTTGCAACTCAAGTATCAGTCCAACTTACCATTTGCAATCAGCACAGGTATACGAAGCTCTTCCAATCGATCATAAGACGCATCCTTAGCCTGCTTCGGATCCATGAACTTTGCAAAAGCAATTCCCTGCAGACGAGCATTCGCGGGATCAACATGATCCGTCCTATCCTTTCGTGCAGTAGTGATTCTCTCCCATGCAGCCTCACCCGCAGCCCTGCTCTTGTCAGAAGTGTTAAACATGCTCATAAGAAAAGCTTCCTTGTGCTCTTCCTCCGTCTTGGCAGCGCTGAGAGCATTGAAGGCCTTCAGAGAAGGCGCTGGTACTACACCTTCGCCTGTGCTGGGCATAGTTCCACAGAGGATAAGCCGACGAACGAGATCCTTTCCGTTGAGGGCGACTAGCTGAGCAACACAGCCGCCCATAGAGAAGCCCATTACATCAGTCTTGTTCACGTCGAGCGCGCGGAGGACGTTGATGTAGTATTGTGCCCATTGCTTGTACTGCTTGGGGACTTCGCCCTCTGAGCGCCCTACGCCTGCGTTGtcaatggtgatgatggggcGCTTGGCCGCGATGGGGTTTATGAGAGCTGGGTCCCAATGGTCCATCGTCCCTCTGATATCGTCAGTCCAGGTCTGGGAGATGGAATTGAAGAGATGCTCCACCTGTAGTGCATGCACAATGTGAGGGGTACGCCTTGTTTCGCGCCGAAGCGCCTGTAGGCGAACTTGATGCCATCTACAGTGATGAACTGATCTTGAGCTGTTTCATACGTCGACATTTTGTAAATAATATGAGTCTGAGGTTCCAATTTCTGAGTGTCAGCAATTTGGATGCTGCTGTATAAGTTCAATCAAGATGCCGAGGTCCATCGGCTTTGACGTCAGGTGATCCGTGATCCGGGGAACCTGGTCAACGTTTTGAATACTTTCCTAA
This region includes:
- a CDS encoding hypothetical protein (MEROPS:MER0037236) → MDHWDPALINPIAAKRPIITIDNAGVGRSEGEVPKQYKQWAQYYINVLRALDVNKTDVMGFSMGGCVAQLVALNGKDLVRRLILCGTMPSTGEGVVPAPSLKAFNALSAAKTEEEHKEAFLMSMFNTSDKSRAAGEAAWERITTARKDRTDHVDPANARLQGIAFAKFMDPKQAKDASYDRLEELRIPVLIANGSEDLLLPTENSIVIWKKLKNAQAQLHLYPDSGHGFLYQYADEFSKLINVFLGDESKVSSRL